A portion of the Aphelocoma coerulescens isolate FSJ_1873_10779 chromosome 1, UR_Acoe_1.0, whole genome shotgun sequence genome contains these proteins:
- the LOC138107209 gene encoding spidroin-2-like, whose amino-acid sequence MGALREPFPSPVAPHPPPRWQRPGSGDWPPPASQGSSGAAQPEQEGKGRRGPGRRRKAAAAAANPAGQLAVTEIGRTGSGGGRRGLAPGLARLSAAGCVFSATEGVGNRRGRGRANARLSLQPRGVTQIRAAASPHTPARKRAGAPGPASHRPSLPAALPPCGAAGPPPASRLSPSGFLQAPWLRPRPPREAANLAPRPPPRWALSPRAGAALLPARGWKSMNVCSVRRDRLASGALLLVGKGGEKKGSLRTPPHVLAAGGAVRRCRSGGNGGRAVSAAGKSRTPGRRANRMAGQLGVGRGRQEQGPPSLGETSPSSPAVRRSEQPLGMAEPELGHGSEQGTMPLHARGRSDAKAVPAASCSGEAAAAPAAPAFRPRSREPVPASSARRSRPAEQADGKSQFLPHINKVGTGRTALGAEREGKGVGSLLHGPLPAQPRLSPAPGAPSSGGRWPRCAEADGPGGSVRRRDGTAGGKQPPRAVPAVGAARAGRQRGSGAQFLPSFLGPAARPPPARLGSSRPRVHSHGRTLSHTGTPPLAHAHRLPRSTLPLPTHIVSQALAASDFHTHGAARRPRLLSGHVTIRTSPPRLPTPAHTHEAPAAHDRWERSQRRARAAACVRLRETRGPSLRPLWQSSAATAGPAARPRLMLSLRPGPRAGGPGGGSAVRSAAAMCVLPEPAGERPTAPEERAELAESGGPAGSGRFPPPPGARRLPPGPARRPRRGLAAARLPPAGGGPRRAAAALQTARSQPAEGGAALAAGAACPCQAAGTAGLGGPERSARQPKPK is encoded by the exons ATGGGGGCGCTCCGAGAGCCCTTCCCCTCCCCGGTCGCTCCGCATCCGCCTCCCCGCTGGCAGCGGCCCGGGAGCGGGGACTGGCCGCCGCCGGCGAGCCAGGGGAGCTCCGGGGCAGCTCAACCCgagcaggaaggaaaagggCGGCGGGGaccggggaggaggaggaaggcggCGGCTGCAGCAGCCAACCCCGCTGGGCAGCTGGCTGTAACCGAGATCGGCCGcacgggcagcggcggcggcaggcgggggctggccccggggctggCTCGGCTCAGCGCAgctgggtgtgtgt TCTCTGCCACGGAGGGAGTGGGGAACCGCAGGGGACGCGGCCGGGCCAACGCACGCCTCAGCCTCCAGCCCCGCGGAG TGACCCAGATAAGAGCGGCGGCCTCCCCCCACACCCCCGCCCGCAAGCGCGCCGGGGCCCCCGGTCCTGCTTCTCACCGGCCCTCCCTGCCCGCCGCGCTGCCTCCctgcggggccgcggggccgcccccggccAGCCGCCTCAGCCCCAGCGGGTTCCTCCAGGCCCCGTGGCTCCGGCCCCGACCTCCGCGGGAGGCAGCAAACctggccccgcgcccgccccctCGCTGGGCTCTTtccccccgggctggggcggCGCTGCTCCCCG CCCGGGGATGGAAATCAATGAACGTTTGTTCCGTGCGGCGCGACCGTCTTGCGAGCGGTGCCCTGTTATTagtggggaaagggggagagaaGAAAGGCTCTCTGCGGACTCCTCCGCACGTCCTCGCCGCCGGCGGGGCTGTTCGCAGGTGCCGGAGCGGGGGCAACGGGGGCCGGGCTGTCAGCGCCGCCGGGAAGAGCCGTACCCCGGGGCGTCGGGCTAATCGCATGGCAGGCCAGCTCGGCG tggggagggggcggcaAGAACAAGGTCCTCCGAGCCTGGGGGAGACCAGCCCTTCTTCCCCGGCCGTCCGCAGGAGCGAGCAGCCTTTGGGAATGGCCGAGCCCGAGCTGGGGCATGGCAGCGAACAAGGGACGATGCCTCTCCACGCCCGCGGGAGGAGCGATGCCAAGGCCGTCCCCGCCG CGTCCTGCTCCGGggaggcggcagcagctccCGCTGCCCCTGCATTCCGGCCCCGCTCACGAGAGCCGGTGCCTGCGAGCTCTGCGCGGAGGTCACGACCAGCGGAGCAGGCAGATGGAAAATCCCAGTTCCTGCCGCACATAAACAAGGTGGGGACGGGCAGAACGGCCCTCGGCGCTGAGCGGGAGGGGAAGGGCGTGGGGTCCCTCCTCCATGGCCCGCTGCCCGCCCAGCCACGGCTCTCGCCTGCCCCGGGAGCTCCCTCCTCCGGCGGGCGCTGGCCGCGCTGCGCGGAGGCGGATGGGCCCGGGGGCTCAGTCCGGCGAAGGGACGGGACCGCCGGTGGCAAACAGCCTCCGAGGGCGGTCCCGGCAGTGGGGGCCGCCCGGGCAGGGCGCCAGCGCGGCAGCGGGGCACAGTTTCTGCCCAGCTTCCTCGGCCCCGCCGCGCGTCCGCCCCCTGCGCGGCTCGGCAGCTCTCGCCCACGCGTGCACTCACACGGTCGCACGCTGAGTCACACGGGCACGCCGCCTCTC GCACACGCGCACCGCCTCCCTCGCAGCACGCTCCCGCTCCCCACGCACATCGTCTCGCAGGCACTCGCTGCCTCAGACTTCCACACACACGGAGCCGCCCGTCGTCCCCGGCTGCTCTCCGGGCACGTCACCATCCGCACAAGCCCCCCCCGCCTCCCCACCCCCGCACACACACACGAGGCCCCCGCCGCTCACGACCGCTGGGAGCGGTCCCAGCGCCGCGCCCGGGCGGCAGCATGTGTGCGCTTGCGGGAAACCCGAGGACCTTCCCTGCGGCCTCTTTGGCAGAGCTCCGCCGCCACCGCCGGGCCAGCTGCGCGGCCTCG GCTGATGCTGAGCCTGCGGCCCGGGCCCCGGGCGGGTGGCCCCGGCGGAGGCAGCGCCGTGCGCTCGGCGGCTGCGATGTgcgtgctgccagagccagcCGGGGAAAGGCCAACGGCgcccgaggagcgggcagag CTGGCGGAGAGCGGCGGTCCCGCGGGAAGCGGGCGCTTTCCGCCCCCGCCCGGCGCACGGCGGCTGCCCCCGGGCCCTGCCAGGCGTCCCCGGCGGGGCttggccgccgcccggctcccgccCGCGGGCGGGGGCCCCCGGCGTGCAGCCGCTGCTTTGCAAACCGCACGGTCGCAGCCCGCGGAGGGCGGCGCGGCGCTGGCAGCCGGCGCTGCCTGCCCGTGCCAAGCCGCGGGCACAGCGGGGCTCGGCGGCCCCGAGCGCTCCGCTCGCCAGCCAAAGCCGAAATAA